One Frankia alni ACN14a DNA window includes the following coding sequences:
- a CDS encoding PaaI family thioesterase — translation MDDAVDAALEELGLPRQAAAAQARPAREESAPSTPPPADGLAAQRDAAAQLGAALRALTDASVRTLASTATLLDVAARITECLPALTADQRDVGDPAPLDDPAAKLWLYNPVIGRANPIAPWLETTLVDGVLTGRATLGLPYQGPRGYVHGGVSALLLDQVLGDVVSASGRSGLTVSLSTRYRGPIPLLAPLLVVGRVVEVADRKITAAGTIALESEPDRPLVEGVGVFVVPRPDQAARLFGAFGGPARDTPGTPDTPGVPAAVPALAVPPTSPSTT, via the coding sequence GTGGACGACGCCGTGGACGCTGCTCTGGAGGAGCTGGGGTTGCCGCGCCAGGCCGCCGCCGCGCAGGCGCGGCCGGCCCGGGAGGAGTCGGCGCCGTCGACGCCCCCGCCCGCGGACGGCCTGGCGGCCCAGCGGGACGCGGCCGCTCAGCTGGGCGCGGCCCTGCGCGCGTTGACCGACGCCTCCGTGCGCACGCTGGCGTCGACCGCGACCCTGCTCGACGTCGCCGCCCGCATCACCGAGTGTCTGCCCGCGCTGACCGCCGACCAGCGCGACGTCGGTGACCCCGCGCCACTGGACGACCCGGCCGCGAAGCTGTGGCTGTACAACCCGGTCATCGGGCGGGCCAACCCGATCGCGCCCTGGCTCGAGACCACGCTGGTGGACGGCGTCCTCACCGGCCGTGCCACCCTCGGCCTGCCCTATCAGGGGCCGCGCGGCTACGTGCACGGCGGGGTGAGCGCCCTGCTGCTCGACCAGGTCCTGGGCGACGTCGTCAGCGCGAGTGGCCGGTCCGGCCTGACCGTCTCCCTGTCCACCCGCTACCGCGGGCCGATCCCGCTGCTGGCGCCGCTGCTCGTCGTCGGCCGGGTCGTCGAGGTCGCCGACCGGAAGATCACCGCGGCCGGCACGATCGCGCTGGAGTCCGAGCCCGACCGGCCCCTGGTCGAGGGCGTCGGCGTCTTCGTCGTGCCCCGTCCGGACCAGGCCGCCCGACTGTTCGGCGCGTTCGGCGGCCCGGCCCGCGACACCCCCGGTACGCCGGACACCCCCGGTGTGCCCGCCGCGGTCCCGGCACTCGCCGTCCCCCCGACCTCGCCGTCGACCACCTGA
- a CDS encoding TerD family protein — MTSVSLSKGGNVSLSKVAPNLTAVTIGLGWKVRQTSGADYDLDASAIVVNEAGRVLSDSYFVFFNNLVSPDGGVTHLGDNLVGGGGGDDEQINVDLRTLTPQAAKVVFAVSIYDADARRQTFGQIRDAFIRVTDATTGAEVARYDLTEDASTETAMIFGELYRYGGEWKFRAVGQGYASGLRGIALDFGVNVS, encoded by the coding sequence ATGACGTCCGTGTCGCTGTCCAAGGGCGGAAATGTCTCGCTGAGCAAGGTCGCTCCCAACCTCACGGCCGTGACCATCGGGCTGGGCTGGAAGGTGCGGCAGACCAGCGGCGCCGACTATGACCTCGACGCGAGCGCGATCGTCGTCAACGAGGCCGGCCGGGTGCTCTCCGACAGCTACTTCGTCTTCTTCAACAACCTCGTCAGCCCCGACGGCGGGGTCACCCACCTCGGCGACAACCTGGTCGGCGGCGGTGGCGGTGACGACGAACAGATCAACGTCGACCTGCGGACGTTGACCCCACAGGCGGCGAAGGTCGTGTTCGCGGTGTCGATCTACGATGCGGATGCCCGCCGGCAGACCTTCGGCCAGATCCGTGACGCCTTCATCCGGGTCACCGACGCCACGACCGGTGCCGAGGTCGCCCGCTACGACCTCACCGAGGACGCCTCCACCGAGACCGCGATGATCTTCGGTGAGCTGTACCGCTACGGCGGCGAGTGGAAGTTCCGCGCCGTCGGCCAGGGCTAC
- a CDS encoding lycopene cyclase domain-containing protein, giving the protein MSYTVLALLGVAAAVAEDRWLLRTRLLTRRIFWVSYGIIVVFQLLANGILTGFGIVVYDPGAIAGLRIAYAPVEDLLFGFALVTHTLSWWVWWGRRLGRSSRRRPAPAPVSGVMPADRHN; this is encoded by the coding sequence ATGAGTTACACGGTGCTGGCGCTGCTCGGTGTCGCCGCGGCGGTCGCCGAGGACCGGTGGCTCCTGCGCACCCGGCTGCTGACCCGGCGGATCTTCTGGGTCTCGTATGGGATCATCGTCGTCTTCCAGCTGCTTGCCAACGGGATCCTGACCGGGTTCGGCATCGTCGTCTACGATCCGGGCGCGATCGCGGGGCTGCGGATCGCCTACGCCCCGGTCGAGGACCTGCTGTTCGGCTTCGCACTCGTCACCCACACGCTCAGCTGGTGGGTCTGGTGGGGGCGTCGCCTGGGCCGGTCGTCCCGCCGGCGCCCCGCCCCCGCCCCCGTCTCCGGTGTGATGCCCGCCGATCGGCACAATTAG
- a CDS encoding MBL fold metallo-hydrolase, which translates to MTTPDVGRRPSAPVQRDAGTRPVRWRRPLPPVEQVRPGLWSIPLPLPWAKPAHVTVYVFETADGPYLIDAGWDSDDAFAALAAGLDTVGTSVAEVQGVVVTHAHLDHFGMAGRIREASGAWVSLHPLDNAILSQFENGFATRIPGLMARAGAPAEMTEHLVKGTQAAVRRIPRPDVLIEDGGRPDIPGWELRALWTPGHSPGHLCFWEPANRLLLSGDHVLPSTVVGTPEPDESHPDPLGDHLRALARLRGLDAAEVLPAHEHRFTGLEHRLAEIDAVHQGRLAEVLAGLRAGASTVWEIADHVTWHRPFRNLRGVALQNAVTDTFGCLAALVATGAARVDDGEPARWRLADA; encoded by the coding sequence GTGACCACGCCCGACGTCGGACGGCGTCCCTCGGCACCCGTTCAGCGCGACGCCGGCACCCGGCCCGTGCGCTGGCGCCGCCCGCTGCCGCCGGTGGAACAGGTCCGGCCGGGGCTGTGGAGCATCCCGCTCCCGCTGCCCTGGGCGAAGCCGGCCCATGTGACCGTCTACGTGTTCGAGACCGCAGACGGCCCCTACCTGATCGACGCCGGCTGGGACTCCGACGACGCCTTCGCGGCCCTGGCGGCCGGACTGGACACGGTCGGGACCTCGGTCGCCGAGGTCCAGGGCGTCGTCGTCACCCACGCCCATCTCGATCACTTCGGGATGGCGGGGCGGATCCGGGAAGCGTCCGGTGCCTGGGTGTCGCTGCACCCGCTGGACAACGCGATCCTGAGCCAGTTCGAGAACGGCTTCGCCACGCGGATCCCGGGGCTGATGGCCCGCGCCGGCGCCCCGGCCGAGATGACCGAGCACCTGGTCAAGGGCACCCAGGCGGCAGTGCGCCGGATTCCGCGCCCGGACGTCCTGATCGAGGACGGTGGACGACCGGACATCCCCGGGTGGGAGTTGCGCGCGCTGTGGACCCCCGGCCATTCGCCGGGACACCTGTGCTTCTGGGAGCCGGCCAACCGGCTGCTGCTCTCCGGCGACCACGTGCTGCCGTCGACCGTGGTCGGTACCCCCGAGCCCGACGAGTCCCATCCCGACCCGCTCGGTGACCACCTGCGCGCGCTCGCCCGGCTGCGCGGGCTGGACGCCGCGGAGGTACTGCCGGCGCACGAGCACCGGTTCACCGGCCTGGAACACCGCCTCGCCGAGATCGACGCGGTGCACCAGGGCCGGCTCGCCGAGGTACTCGCGGGCCTGCGGGCCGGTGCGAGCACCGTCTGGGAGATCGCCGACCACGTGACCTGGCATCGCCCGTTTCGCAACCTGCGCGGCGTGGCGCTCCAGAACGCCGTCACCGACACCTTCGGCTGCCTCGCCGCCCTGGTGGCGACCGGCGCCGCCCGCGTCGACGACGGCGAACCCGCTCGCTGGCGGCTCGCCGACGCGTAG
- a CDS encoding lycopene cyclase domain-containing protein — MRHLSYLAVLAGCLLGTAPLELFLGTRVYARPRRLLLTLLPVVAIFAAWDVYAIAAGHWTFDPRSVTGVRLPGHLPLDELLFFLVVPVCAVLTLEAVRSVRGWPAGDEPAGDEPAGDEPGEDAAGVPGSVEGPGG, encoded by the coding sequence GGCCGGTTGCCTGCTGGGCACGGCGCCGCTCGAACTGTTCCTGGGCACCAGGGTCTACGCCCGCCCGCGTCGCCTGTTGCTGACACTGCTGCCCGTCGTCGCGATCTTCGCCGCCTGGGACGTGTATGCCATCGCCGCCGGTCACTGGACCTTTGATCCGCGCAGCGTCACCGGCGTGCGGCTCCCCGGCCACCTGCCGCTGGACGAGCTGCTGTTCTTTCTCGTGGTTCCCGTCTGCGCGGTGCTGACGCTGGAGGCCGTCCGCTCGGTGCGCGGCTGGCCGGCCGGTGACGAGCCGGCCGGCGACGAACCGGCTGGTGACGAGCCGGGCGAGGACGCGGCGGGCGTCCCTGGGAGCGTGGAGGGCCCGGGCGGATGA